One Salvia miltiorrhiza cultivar Shanhuang (shh) chromosome 6, IMPLAD_Smil_shh, whole genome shotgun sequence genomic window, TTTCCCAAAAATAATCATGTTATACAAAAAATAGGCGatggaatgatgatttctcgcCGGATTCTTAGATGAAATCTATTTTTTCACCTCACTCAATAAAACGATATCGTTCCACATAAAAATCTGATGAGGTAACTCGTTATTCGGTGCCGGATTTTGTAAAAGATGACATTTTTTGACAAATGCTGAAAGTTTGGACACAAAAGATGATTAACCCTTAAAATTATAAATGTGCATCTACCTTAATGTTGATTTGATTTGCTGAAGAGTCATTTTGTCGAACACAACAGGCTCATCCTCAACAACCCCACTATTTCCATTACTTGCCTACGTTCCAACAAAAAATTATCACCTTTTACACCTTAACAGCTCCAAACAACGAAATCAATCATCCCATAAATACGTGCATTAATGAAAATCGAACCTTTGAAGCATTTTTACGAAGCGTCGGCTCATCAATGTTAGTTTTCTCGCCCGAGTCCTCTGCCACCGATGCTGGTGCACCTGAACGGTTTCGCTTCGGTGCCATTCTTAAGGTCAAGCAAAAAGGGCTGCTGAATTTAGGTATCCTACAACTATGCGCTGCAGAAAAActgcaaaaaataaatatcagATAAATAGAAATTCGTTTCAAGATCTTATTAGGAACATCTTTTTGACGTGGATAGTATGTACCGCCCGGTAATTGAACAGTATAACCCTAGTTTAAGGGCTTGAATCATTGAAGTTCCACAAACGGCGAGCGCGCAGGTTAGAGAGCGGGCGTCGATCAACTAGGAAAGGGAGGTCGAGATTTAACCGCCAAAACTTCGTGGCGCGAGCAGAGGATGGAATTGGGCCTTTTAGATTAGGCCCAACCCATTCTGAGTGGCCCGTTTAATTTATTGGGCTtaagttttctttttctttttgagagtGAAATTTATGGGTTTTCAACGATATTATCGAAATAGAAAAGACCCTCCAATATTTAAATTTGCATTTTCATCCTCTTAAAATATATCAGAATTATAAAATTCAATATGAAATAGGGAGGAATAATTTAGAGATACATCAATCAATCCATAAATATATCGCGGAAAAACATCATAAATTTTCTCCCTATCCAAATTGGAATTTTGTCGCGTGGGCCCACTGATTCCAACACATCTCTTAcaagatttaatcaattttaatCCTGTCGTAATTAAAGGTTAATGCTAGGAAACTGTTGAGGGGTTTTAGCCGTCTTAGGGTTTTGGGTTTCCATCTCCTACTAAAATTCAACTAATTTTCCTTTTCCCTCTTGATTTAGGTTTTGAGGCGCCGCCCTTCTATTTCTTTTGTATATATTATCACACTTTTCggtttattgttattattattattttctcaaatCAAAGTTTGTTATATACCAATCTGCGAGATTTATTTGTTTGAATTTGGGAATTTGATTCGATCAGGTTGGTTATTCTTCTCTCGCTTCATATTCATGACTGTTCATGCAAATCTTCATTGCCTTGTTGTTGAAAATCAAACGAAGCTTCAATTATTCGTGTTTTTGTGATCGGGATTGTTTTTTTCTGCCAATTGTTTCCCGATTCAATCGACTATTTCTGGCGGCTTCGATTTTGACTATTTCTTCGTATTATTCTTCCCATTCAATTTTTCGTAATCTGCATGTCAATAatcttttcatcttcttctgtTGTTAGTTTTAATTCTTATTGTTTTCAATTGGATTTGTTTTGTTTGAGGGAGAAAAGAATTGaatcctgattttttttttcagaaatcAAATTGGATGCAACTGAGATCACCGGAAAGAAGCAGGATGAGTTTTCCGGATCCCACACAACCCCCAAATCCGTTCATATCCCCGCCGTATTCCGGCGGCGACGCTGCTGCCGCATACTGGCCGCCTTTCTGGGCAGGctccgagcagcagcagcagcagcatccCGATTTGATGCAGCAGTTCCACCAATCCAAAAAGCCAAGAATTTCCGAAAAAGCCCCAAATTTCGCACCATTCCAACCAATGAATCCCAGAATCAATCAAACAAACGTTCCCAATCCTAATCCCAATCCCATCAATAAAGGGACCAGCCACATATTCTACAAAACTCGAATTTGTGCCAAATTCATGGAGGGAAGCTGCAGGAACGGTGAGCAATGCACATTTGCTCACGGCGTTGAGGATCTGCGCGAGCCGCCTCCGAATTGGCAGGAGCTGATCAGGGAGAAGGAGAGGGGCAATGGCGGCGGAGGTTGGGGCGATGATCAGAGAATGATACACAGGATGAAGATATGTAAGAAGTATTACAATGGTGAGGAGTGTCCCTACGGAGACAAGTGCAATTTCTTGCACGAGCGGCCTTCGCCCCCATTGAAGAAGCTCAAGGTTGACATGCCGGGGCAGAGGGAGACCTCTGCTATCAGCATCGGAGTCACCGGAAACACCGGTGAACTCGATCCGGCGGCGCCAGGGTGGAAGATGAGG contains:
- the LOC130990186 gene encoding zinc finger CCCH domain-containing protein 39, with amino-acid sequence MQLRSPERSRMSFPDPTQPPNPFISPPYSGGDAAAAYWPPFWAGSEQQQQQHPDLMQQFHQSKKPRISEKAPNFAPFQPMNPRINQTNVPNPNPNPINKGTSHIFYKTRICAKFMEGSCRNGEQCTFAHGVEDLREPPPNWQELIREKERGNGGGGWGDDQRMIHRMKICKKYYNGEECPYGDKCNFLHERPSPPLKKLKVDMPGQRETSAISIGVTGNTGELDPAAPGWKMRICSRWEMGQCNYGERCHFAHGNSELRFSGSIDEGESAAATNAVSAARKVASVCAFPTTSAAAAAAAAPTTGDGEEKRISKWKLTKKINRIYADWLDDLTPPHLSPTKEMT